tgaattatcattaagcgacctacatatcttcttggggatagaagaatcaaagcccatgtagttctttttacctttgagaaccccaacttacctcatcgtcaatcgtcgctacccgttgtggtacccgtggcggtggtatctccaacatcatcgctaaaaaattcgtgttcacgatctaactcttggtgtcgatatttcgccctcgtccaatcgccgacacaagcttgagcttccacagagtccgggcttaatcttgaacggcgagagtccaaaattaatcctccgaactaaatgcttgttcaaccgcaaccgttgaagaaggggttgctaatatttgacgagcgatgagggcgagaactggatactcgatttggtgactcttccaccacttcaggatttcgaaatctgtactatgttctgcatcacgaaactcaaattgagtggttaaatatttttctaattcagaaatattacctgttgcccctttttttttttttttgcctacttttaagcatattataccctctactaagtgaactaccaccttcgctacgtgaggcaagagattgtaaagatccgtaatcacttaaaccatatctactacaaaattctccatataatgctactatagattctttaacatgtcctaatatatttaaaatatctattgaatcatccaaatgtaaacaatcatgataacacacattcaaataatcttgtaaaccgtctaatttaatacgtggataaaaaacaataccaactaaatagacaagaggaatttgcaaataataatgcaaccatttttttcgcattactaaaatagtttgacctaattcggtatctttttcatattcactaaaaacactactaatattaacacactctattaaaaataaatgcgttgtaggataataaataccagataaagtcttagtagcatcattaaaaattttcaaaatatctaaaattttcttgcaaacgtcccaatgttgaggaagtaaagtaatttcgggaatattttgtgaaataaacatacataataaatctttatattcaaaagtttgccgaagcaactcgtacgtagaattccaacgagtcggaatatcttttggaaatcttcttggccttctcccattttgtttacaaaattttccccatgatttcatacattggggacgactccataaaaatttaattgcactttttattggggcgagagaagtgtcaagagttcgtaaaccattttgtacacataaatttaaaacatgacaagcacatctaatgtgaaaaaattgtccgccaaaagtgggtttgcaaatattttctaattcgggaatagaagcggtatttgcggcggcattatcaaaaccaattgaaaatactttatttattaaattatattcttctaaaacttgcctaattattctataaatattatgagccgaatggctttcatcaaaaactcggaatgcaataagtcttttttgaattatccaattgtcatctatccaatgacacgtgacacccatataacaatgaatttgccaaggatcactccaaatatcgctacctatatgcacacgtccattgaattccgcaaaaaattttgctaaagatttttttccttttttataaagatgaaaaacttcgcgtttaagagtattttttgaaatagttggcgctatgggAACCAACgcaagtatttatcaaatatttcatattaaaattttcaccagtattaaacggagcatgatcaagggcaacatattcacctaatgtttgtttataaagtgcttcggtgaaacgaaataaaggatgaggcttagaagtggcgtacccggaaatttgttgttgcgtattgtcgatccccgcttgcgttggatgttttttcgtcaaatgccgacggaatgttccgtagccgtctcctttcgtgaatttataagtttgcgaacaatatttacattttacattatacttaccttcgacttcatcacgtaccttgtcgaagtgtagccacaagtccgatgtattatctcggcccttccgttccggctcatttgccgttgacgtttcttcgacaccagtgggaggatgaagactttcttgtattgggatgtgctcgacgttcggaatcgggacatagttgatattatcgtcgtcgtcttcccaacttgcatactcacgaggatcgtattcatgaaagggatagtcggaatctcccatagccatcttgcccttgtcggcatttctgcttccacttgccattttttgagagaattgattggGATTGaaagaattgggagaatttgagcgatttgagaggatttcagagagaattcgagagattgttcggagaatttgtgacaaaaatgaaaggggaagcatatgtatttataggcaagaatcattttttttttaaaaaaatgaaaagcaacggccaaattggccgttgcacaaagcaacggcccaaagccgcCCGCGGGGGGAGGAGGCCCGGgggagagcccaacggctctctcgCCCCggcccacccttttttttttttcggaaccggcccggaaccggcggttccgggccggttcccacgcttccggaaccgccggttccgggccggttcccacgtttccggaaccgtgggcccggtcaatgggccggttccgggcccacgggcccaaatggcactcactagGCACAGTAAAATCAGAGCCAAATGTATGGGAAAAGAGctacaaacgaaaaaaaaagttatttttcttttcaatttatttttgtttatcttgatataaaaggaatttttttttgggtccaaataaaaaaggagCTGACTGACCAATTTAAACAAGGGAAATTTCATAAGATGGGTAAAAGTAAAACTATCATTTGCCCTTTTCAAAGTACAGGCCAAATACCAATGCGTATGGATTTTCGCTCAGTTTACAGTTCGCTATACAAATTTACTTAGGGGATCAATGTTATCAAAGTCGCAAATACGTACGTGAAGAAGACAGTATTTTATGAGTATTACGTAAATATGGCAATGGTATATGCTTATCCGAGTGCAATTGTTTTTCCTCCAACAAATAAATCACACCATATCGATCATCATCGGCCGTGTTAAATAAAACATATTTATTACGAACGACTATTAACAAGTGCTTTTCATTAGGTAACtggataatatatatatttttttgaaccTTCAAGGTATTAGCTTTTGTTTCTTGATAATGCATCGATATTCTGAAATTCTGTATTCACTAATTTCGTTTTTATATCTTAAGAAAATTTCGCTATTCCACGATTAAGTGTGTGTCACATTAATAACCGTATGCTCGTCGACGGACCTAATTTCTCATTTGATGAAGGAACAGATAGATCAACACAAAATGAACTTGGTTAACGACGACTCTAAAGACACTTGTTAAagcaataaattgaaaaaaaatttaataaggTACTATATAGTTGAAACATCCCTTATCGATCAAACCTATCGGATGAGCATTTTAGAAAAAAGGTGTTCTCGAGCATGTTCAACCATTcctggagaagatgaagaaagtcCATCTCTCCGCATTAAATACCACTTTTGCCCCTCAGATCCTCACGCTCCTGCCGTCTGCAGAAAGCGGACTTTTATTACAGTTGTGTGAAGTCCTTTAGATCTGGACCAGCCAAAAGATTCTTAAGTTCATTTCCTCCCTTTCAAAAGCATTCGTGGTTCTGTTTATTCGGCCCTTCTCTTGTCTCAGTGACCCTGAATTGCTGCCGTACATCGCAGTCCGGCCTCTTAATCCGAGCATTTAACAGTTGCTCAATCATTGAAAGTGACTCGCAACCCACTTCGTTTAAGCCCCCATCTAGGCGCCTCTGGCTTCTGTGCTATTTTCTGGGGCTTCTTGAAAACAGAGCTCTGTTCGTTTGACTTCTCGGGTCTCCAGCTTCTtccgcaaattttttttagccaTTTTACAGCCTAAATCTGAGCCTGATCTCAGCTTCTCCTCCACTTTCTCAAACTGGGTTTCTGTGGAAAAAACTTCCCTTTCTGAGAAACACTTGAAATTTGCAGTGTGGACTAGCTTGAATCGTACTTCATCAGTGACTTTTGccttttagcttttcttttctattttttgtttcattttttactcTAATGGGTGTGAATGTTGTAGTTTCTTGAAATGGGTCAGCTCTGATTGCTTCTGTTATATGATGACCTTCAATTCTTGGTAAGGATGAACAGATCTCATAGCTCATTTATCGTCTTTCAGCGTGTCTGCACTGTTTTCAGAAACAAGTAGACTTCAAGATCTCTCTGTCCTTTCTTGTATTAAATGCACTTGGTTTTATCTCCAATCACATCGATTTAGACTTTAAACTCATTTAGATCCATTGTAAGACTCCCTTTTTAATGTTTCCAAGTcctaattttgttatttttttcttctctaaagAAGTATTCCTTACGTATACAGTGGTGACTTGCTCAGTCAGTCTCCTACTTTAATTGACTGAAGAATGCTCATCTCTAGTGGGAAAGAAGAGCATGCGTCTCTGCCTGTGGATGATTTGAGACCGCCCTTGAAACCACCCCCAATGGGACTAAACTCGGATTCCTTAGATGGGTATCCGCCAGCTACTGAATCGTCCGATTCGCCACCTCTGATCCATGGATACACAGATGTCACCGTCGTCCCGGAGCATGAAAAGCACGAGCTCGAGCAAACGATCTCGAATCTTGAAGGTATTGTGATGCTATtgtaaaccttttcattttgattgtgCACAATTTACTAAAGGGTCGGTCTTAATGAACTGAAGGCTTTGTGTCCTGAACTTGATTGTGTAGGAGAGATTCTGCAATTGCGGCAGAAGCAGAAATTGTTGGATGAGAAGCGGAGAGAGGCGTTGAATAACATAATAGATATTAAAGGTGATGACTTTTGGTGCTTCATTGCATTTTTCTATTACTGCTTCTCTTGAATAAATGCTATGCCAATATGTCTGTTTGACAAAAAATCTTTTGAGATTGAAAACTCAATCGATAAAAAAATGCGATTTTTCAGGAAGTATTCGAGTGTTTTGTCGTGTCCGGCCATTCCTTCCgagaaacagaagaaagaacataaatccCATTTCGACCGGTTTGGATAAAATGGTGGTGAAATTGTCTGGAGGGGCCAAGGAATTCGAGTTTGATAAGCTGTTCCAGCAAGAATCTAGCCAAGGTTAGTGTTGTCTGTCAGAGGCTTGTTTCTTGTATGGAGTCTTCTTTTATTTCGGTTCTTCTGTAAGAGATCTATCCTGCTTAAAAACTCTGCAGAAGACATTTTCGCGGAGGTAGAACCGATTCTCACATCTGCGCTCGATGGGCACAACGTGTGCGTGTTAGCTTATGGACAAACCGGTACTGGCAAGACGTACACAATGGTCAGCGACCTAAATTTCTTGTTTCAGCAATCGCAACTATTCAGTAACTCCACTGTTAAAAGAAAACAGAAGTAAATGAGGAACATTGGTATCTTCTTCAGGACGGAGTAAATGATAAGCCGGGAATTGTCCCTCGAGCTCTCGAGAAGCTTTTCAGCCATGCCTCTAGGGACAAATCATCTTCTCTAACATTTTCCATGAGCATGTTGGAGGTATACATGGGGAATCTAAGAGATCTGCTAGCTCCAAAACCGATCTGCAGGGCGTATGAAACTTCAGCTCGCTGGTAATTATATCACGAACTTCTCGAGCAATTCAGAGCAGTTAGATAACCATGAGGATTGATCACTGTAATTATGTCCACAACAGTAACCTCAGCATTCAGACGGATCTGAAGGGTCTGGTTGAAGTCGAGGGCCTCATGGAAGTTCAAATCCCCGATTTGGGGAAGGCAAAGTGGTGGTACAACAAGGGCAGACGGTCTCGATCTACTTCGTGGACTAATGTGAATGAGACTTCTAGCAGATCACACTGGTGGGTTCGACTTCTAACCCAAGCTTACCAAAATTGTGTATGATTACTTATTTTTGGAAGCTCACATTACCTGTTTAGCTTTATGTATCTAGCTTAACAAGAATTTCCATCGTCCGCAAATGGGATTCTGATGCCAAAACAGAATCGAGCAAGCTGTGGATGGTCGATCTTGGAGGGAGTGAGAGGTTGCTGAAAACAGGAGCCATTGGACAAACACTTGACGAGGGACGGGCCATAAATCTGTCCCTTTCGGCTTTAGGTGATGTTATTGCAGCTCTCAGGAGGAAGAGAGGTCATGTGCCTTACAGGTAAGTTTGACATGGTGCATATTTTAACTTCTCGTCGCCATAAATTGATCTAACCGTCAAAATCTCTGGTACTGTATTGAATGGTTCGGTTCCTTCCTCCCTGTGAATGTGTTTCCAACTTCTTTATCTCGTTCTCTTCGCATGCAGGAATAGCAAGTTGACACAAATCCTCAAGGATTCTCTAGGTAAGCGTTTAAgtagattcttcaaaattatgAATCTATCGAATCACCTATGCTAAATAGAGGAATCACTGCAGGCGATGGGTCGAAGGTCTTGATGCTTGCCCATGTTAGTCCTTGTGAAGAAGATGTTGCCGAGACTGTTTGTTCCTTGAGTTTCGCCACGAGAGCAAGAGCAGTCGAGTCCATTAGAGAAATACCCGAGGTACGGTCATCTGAATACATCTTGCCCCACATTGGCGAGGATTCCATATCTTCATAAACATCCTCGCCGGTGAATGCAAGATAAGCATTAGGCGTGCTGAAATGAAGCGCTTTTGTGTAGGACTTGAAGAAGCTGAGGGAGAAAAAGTTGGCAGATCTTGAAAAGCATATGAAAGAAGCCGAGAAAGAGTCTCAGATCGTCACAGATCAGTTGCTCAAAGCCGAATTTCTTCTAAGTGAGAACAAAAAGCTCTTCTCATCCACATACGATCTTGTTGAAGATGTCGAGAAAACCACGAGCCCCAAGGATTTAGAGGAAGTGCTTGGAACTCCGCCGACATCTGTTAAAGTCATTAAGCCAACAATATCCAATTCTCTGCCTCGGTTCATGACCTCGACGGTGGCGAGCCGCCAGAGGCAAAGCGCTTCAGAAAGAGACATTGTTGGGAGAACAAAAAGCTGGAGATCGGCGACGAGAAGCTCGATCCAGTTTTCACATTCTCAGTCATTCGGCTATTCAGATCCGCACTTGAAAGCAATGTTGGAAAAGTCAACCAAAAAATCGCGGTACGCAGAACCAAAGGGTCTCCCGACCGAGAGTCCTAAATGCATTGGCTCGGATTCCAAACCCACTTCCTTGCTGCGAAGCAAGATGGTGACTTCTTCAGACCCGAACGTGAGAGCCACACTTGCCCGTCACAGAAGGAGGATGTCGAATCTGATCTGAAGCAACCAGCATTGCGGTTGCTGATCGTTTGGGGGTGATCTGTGTAGGCTTCTTGGTGATCTCGGTGTGTGTACGTGTGTGTTTTTACTAGTTCATACTTACTAGTGTGTAGTGTGAGAGGTGTCTATAGGAGTGAGCATTTACATATAAGTGTTGTTTCGCTTAGATAAGGAGTGGGGATCGCTTCATTATTTGTTCATGTGATCCTCGAGACCGTGCCGTTTCAGATGTGAGACCGGCGGAGCAATCGTGGTCTCTCATCTTTCTAACCCGTTTAGCCGCTCGACGTGGTTCGGGCTTGTACTGTCATGACAC
The genomic region above belongs to Rhodamnia argentea isolate NSW1041297 chromosome 6, ASM2092103v1, whole genome shotgun sequence and contains:
- the LOC115734248 gene encoding kinesin-like protein KIN-14U isoform X2, with the protein product MLISSGKEEHASLPVDDLRPPLKPPPMGLNSDSLDGYPPATESSDSPPLIHGYTDVTVVPEHEKHELEQTISNLEGEILQLRQKQKLLDEKRREALNNIIDIKGSIRVFCRVRPFLPRNRRKNINPISTGLDKMVVKLSGGAKEFEFDKLFQQESSQEDIFAEVEPILTSALDGHNVCVLAYGQTGTGKTYTMDGVNDKPGIVPRALEKLFSHASRDKSSSLTFSMSMLEVYMGNLRDLLAPKPICRAYETSARCNLSIQTDLKGLVEVEGLMEVQIPDLGKAKWWYNKGRRSRSTSWTNVNETSSRSHCLTRISIVRKWDSDAKTESSKLWMVDLGGSERLLKTGAIGQTLDEGRAINLSLSALGDVIAALRRKRGHVPYRNSKLTQILKDSLGDGSKVLMLAHVSPCEEDVAETVCSLSFATRARAVESIREIPEDLKKLREKKLADLEKHMKEAEKESQIVTDQLLKAEFLLSENKKLFSSTYDLVEDVEKTTSPKDLEEVLGTPPTSVKVIKPTISNSLPRFMTSTVASRQRQSASERDIVGRTKSWRSATRSSIQFSHSQSFGYSDPHLKAMLEKSTKKSRYAEPKGLPTESPKCIGSDSKPTSLLRSKMVTSSDPNVRATLARHRRRMSNLI
- the LOC115734248 gene encoding kinesin-like protein KIN-14U isoform X1 codes for the protein MLISSGKEEHASLPVDDLRPPLKPPPMGLNSDSLDGYPPATESSDSPPLIHGYTDVTVVPEHEKHELEQTISNLEGEILQLRQKQKLLDEKRREALNNIIDIKGSIRVFCRVRPFLPRNRRKNINPISTGLDKMVVKLSGGAKEFEFDKLFQQESSQEDIFAEVEPILTSALDGHNVCVLAYGQTGTGKTYTMDGVNDKPGIVPRALEKLFSHASRDKSSSLTFSMSMLEVYMGNLRDLLAPKPICRAYETSARCSNLSIQTDLKGLVEVEGLMEVQIPDLGKAKWWYNKGRRSRSTSWTNVNETSSRSHCLTRISIVRKWDSDAKTESSKLWMVDLGGSERLLKTGAIGQTLDEGRAINLSLSALGDVIAALRRKRGHVPYRNSKLTQILKDSLGDGSKVLMLAHVSPCEEDVAETVCSLSFATRARAVESIREIPEDLKKLREKKLADLEKHMKEAEKESQIVTDQLLKAEFLLSENKKLFSSTYDLVEDVEKTTSPKDLEEVLGTPPTSVKVIKPTISNSLPRFMTSTVASRQRQSASERDIVGRTKSWRSATRSSIQFSHSQSFGYSDPHLKAMLEKSTKKSRYAEPKGLPTESPKCIGSDSKPTSLLRSKMVTSSDPNVRATLARHRRRMSNLI